A window of the Nocardia sp. NBC_01329 genome harbors these coding sequences:
- a CDS encoding universal stress protein: MSTHTEPAVVAGIDGSSVSLGALRWAARAAARYGAPLNLVYAVGAPIDFGPGLGVVAFDNQAMRADGEAVCAAGEKLAREITGEVEISTVVVDPAPAPTLIERSRDARMVVVGTHGYGALGRGLLGSVSTALARHAHCPVAVIPETYAEHEDERAGLPVVVGVDGSARGAEAVEIAFEEACRRGVALVAVTTWSEFFRYVSRSEMQEQARAVQAESLAGYGERYPDVPVTHVVAEERPARRLLREADGAQLVVVGSHGRGGFAGMTLGSTGQAVLHSVSVPLIIARQRI, from the coding sequence GTGAGCACACACACCGAACCAGCCGTCGTAGCAGGTATCGACGGTTCGTCCGTTTCTCTCGGAGCCCTGCGCTGGGCCGCACGAGCAGCCGCCCGGTACGGCGCCCCGTTGAACCTGGTCTACGCCGTCGGCGCACCGATCGATTTCGGGCCGGGGCTCGGTGTCGTGGCCTTCGACAATCAAGCGATGCGGGCCGACGGCGAGGCCGTCTGCGCCGCCGGCGAGAAGCTCGCCCGTGAAATCACCGGCGAAGTGGAGATCAGCACAGTCGTCGTCGATCCGGCGCCCGCGCCGACACTGATCGAGCGATCCCGCGACGCCCGGATGGTGGTCGTCGGAACGCACGGGTACGGCGCCCTGGGGCGGGGGCTTCTGGGATCGGTCAGCACGGCGCTGGCCCGGCATGCGCACTGCCCGGTCGCGGTCATCCCGGAAACTTACGCTGAGCACGAGGACGAACGCGCCGGCTTGCCCGTGGTCGTCGGAGTGGACGGCTCTGCGCGCGGTGCGGAGGCTGTCGAGATCGCTTTCGAGGAGGCCTGCCGACGCGGGGTCGCTCTCGTGGCGGTCACCACGTGGTCGGAGTTCTTCCGATACGTCTCCCGCTCCGAGATGCAGGAGCAAGCCCGCGCGGTCCAGGCCGAAAGCCTAGCCGGTTACGGGGAGCGGTATCCCGATGTACCCGTCACCCACGTCGTTGCCGAGGAGCGGCCCGCGCGGCGTCTGCTGCGTGAGGCCGACGGTGCGCAACTCGTGGTCGTCGGTAGTCACGGCCGTGGTGGTTTCGCCGGGATGACGCTCGGCTCGACCGGTCAAGCCGTGCTCCACAGCGTTTCCGTCCCGCTGATCATCGCCCGGCAGCGAATCTGA
- a CDS encoding zinc-binding alcohol dehydrogenase family protein, giving the protein MRARRVGSAGSIDRSPLGACHVPVPEPGPGELLARVLACGVCRTDLHVVEGDLPVHRRHVVPGHEIVAEVVDTDHTDHTGFAVGDRIGIPWLRHTCGICEFCRRGAENLCPSSRYTGWDADGGYAEYATVPAEFALSLPTGYDDREVAPLLCAGIIGYRALGRAALPDGGVLGIYGFGGSAHLTAQVALARGARVHVMTRGAAARELASALGVASVQRAADPPPEQLDSAILFAPVGELVPPALEALGAGGTLALAGIHLTDIPPLDYQRHLFRERQLRSVTSNTRVDAREFMAFAQEHRLRVTTHPYSLDRADRALSDLSHGRFDGAAVLVP; this is encoded by the coding sequence ATGCGAGCTCGGCGGGTTGGCTCTGCGGGCAGTATCGACCGGAGTCCGCTCGGTGCGTGCCACGTGCCGGTTCCGGAGCCGGGGCCCGGTGAGCTGCTGGCCCGGGTACTGGCGTGCGGTGTGTGCCGGACCGACCTCCATGTGGTGGAGGGCGACCTACCGGTCCATCGCCGGCATGTCGTACCCGGCCACGAGATCGTCGCGGAAGTCGTCGATACCGACCACACGGATCACACCGGGTTCGCGGTGGGGGACCGCATCGGGATCCCGTGGCTGCGCCATACCTGCGGAATATGCGAGTTCTGCCGGCGCGGCGCGGAGAACCTGTGCCCCAGCTCGCGCTACACGGGCTGGGATGCCGACGGCGGCTACGCCGAATACGCTACCGTCCCAGCAGAGTTCGCGCTGTCCTTGCCGACCGGCTACGACGACCGCGAGGTGGCACCGCTGCTGTGTGCCGGGATCATCGGCTACCGAGCCCTCGGCCGGGCAGCACTGCCGGACGGGGGCGTGCTCGGCATCTACGGCTTCGGTGGCAGCGCCCATCTCACGGCCCAGGTCGCCCTCGCGCGGGGAGCCCGTGTCCACGTCATGACCAGGGGTGCCGCTGCGCGTGAACTGGCCTCGGCGCTCGGAGTCGCCTCTGTCCAGCGGGCCGCCGACCCGCCGCCGGAACAGCTGGATTCGGCGATCCTCTTCGCGCCGGTGGGTGAGTTGGTGCCCCCCGCGCTGGAGGCGCTCGGCGCTGGAGGCACACTGGCGCTCGCGGGGATTCACCTCACCGATATTCCCCCGCTCGACTACCAGCGCCACCTGTTCCGGGAACGGCAGCTCCGCAGTGTCACCTCCAATACCCGGGTCGATGCGCGTGAATTCATGGCCTTCGCACAAGAGCACCGGTTGCGGGTCACGACACATCCGTACTCGTTGGATCGAGCCGATCGAGCTCTGTCCGATCTGTCGCACGGACGTTTCGATGGGGCCGCGGTCCTGGTGCCCTGA
- a CDS encoding pyridoxamine 5'-phosphate oxidase family protein, whose protein sequence is MAAAQVRTSCTTEREYDPVLSHGSMVLSRYGPSEEAVTEVPGSERTPAHGAGTRLTVGIERAEALRLLAAAPFGRIVFTHDALPAVRPVNHLIGADGSIIFCTRLSAGLVPALGRSVIVAYQADDIDPVRRTGWSVLAIGPAHAIAAGDLAAEYARRLGTWDDPAGAVLGMEPTLVSGTRMIEEVAV, encoded by the coding sequence GTGGCGGCCGCTCAGGTCAGGACCTCCTGCACTACGGAAAGGGAATACGACCCTGTCCTGAGTCACGGCTCGATGGTGCTATCTAGATATGGGCCCAGCGAGGAAGCGGTGACAGAGGTGCCAGGTTCGGAGAGGACCCCGGCCCACGGCGCGGGCACGCGGCTGACCGTGGGAATCGAGCGGGCGGAGGCTTTGCGATTGCTCGCGGCCGCCCCGTTCGGTCGGATCGTGTTCACTCACGACGCGCTACCCGCGGTGCGCCCGGTGAACCATTTGATCGGTGCGGACGGGTCGATCATTTTTTGTACTCGCCTGTCCGCCGGGCTCGTTCCGGCGTTGGGGCGATCGGTGATCGTCGCCTACCAAGCCGACGATATCGACCCGGTGCGAAGGACCGGATGGTCGGTGCTGGCCATCGGTCCGGCCCATGCCATCGCCGCCGGTGACCTGGCGGCAGAGTACGCGCGCCGGCTCGGCACCTGGGACGATCCGGCCGGGGCGGTGCTCGGCATGGAACCCACCCTCGTCTCCGGCACGAGAATGATCGAGGAGGTCGCGGTGTGA
- a CDS encoding GyrI-like domain-containing protein, which yields MRYQVSVDESGPHTVLAIRRRVRTDRAGDDIGNGMAELYELARTLRLVPVGPPRTTYHGDFRRGGTTGVEFELPVTGPAGDSDLGFTIHRSEQQSFAHTCHHGDYAGIAAAYQAIDRWIQDSGRHATGPPTEIYHVAPDEIVAPAELLTEIRVPVTPVVLAVRVHGPFATIVDTTREILRYQGFEVIGELDVAKAMAGRSRNEFGSCSIIDAYHPGLALRMMEAVGAIAPLLPCSISLRADGALTVVETTDPDLLLKRGDLGALEPTGREMRQRLETLLRTLADKCAADDEVPGATARATTQAPGRAQVRGDR from the coding sequence ATGCGCTACCAGGTCAGCGTCGACGAATCCGGCCCGCATACCGTGCTCGCCATCCGTCGGAGGGTACGAACCGACCGGGCCGGGGACGATATCGGCAACGGCATGGCCGAACTCTACGAACTGGCCCGCACCCTGCGTCTCGTACCGGTCGGCCCACCACGCACGACCTACCACGGTGACTTCCGCCGAGGCGGTACGACCGGTGTCGAATTCGAGCTGCCGGTCACCGGGCCGGCCGGGGACTCCGACCTCGGCTTCACCATCCACCGCAGCGAACAGCAGTCCTTCGCACACACCTGCCACCACGGTGATTACGCCGGCATCGCCGCGGCCTACCAGGCGATCGACCGCTGGATCCAGGACTCCGGCCGCCACGCCACCGGTCCGCCCACCGAGATCTACCACGTGGCACCGGATGAGATTGTTGCTCCCGCCGAGCTGCTCACCGAGATCCGCGTTCCGGTCACCCCGGTCGTCCTGGCTGTCCGGGTCCACGGCCCGTTCGCGACCATTGTCGACACAACCCGCGAGATATTGCGTTATCAGGGCTTCGAGGTGATCGGCGAGTTGGACGTCGCGAAGGCGATGGCCGGGCGATCGAGGAACGAATTCGGGAGCTGTTCGATCATCGACGCCTACCACCCCGGCCTCGCCCTCCGAATGATGGAAGCTGTCGGTGCGATCGCACCACTGCTGCCCTGCTCCATAAGCCTGCGCGCAGACGGTGCGCTCACCGTCGTCGAAACGACGGACCCGGACCTGCTCCTGAAACGCGGCGACCTCGGCGCACTGGAACCGACGGGGCGCGAGATGAGGCAACGACTCGAAACCCTGCTGCGAACCCTCGCGGACAAGTGCGCGGCCGACGATGAAGTACCGGGCGCTACCGCGCGTGCTACGACACAAGCCCCGGGACGAGCACAAGTGCGAGGTGACCGGTGA
- a CDS encoding response regulator transcription factor codes for MIRVFLVDDHEIVRRGVADLIESEPDMEVIGEAANASQALARIPALRPDVAVLDVRLPDGNGIELCRELLSAGRGLRCLMLTSFTDEQAMLDAILAGASGYVVKDITSLDLTNAIRQVGAGKSLLDNRAAATLMAKFRAEAEAATGPLAGLTDQERTLLALLGEGLTNRQIAGRMFLAEKTVKNYVSRLLTKLGVERRTQAAVIASKMTLPDKKV; via the coding sequence ATGATCAGGGTGTTCTTGGTCGACGACCACGAGATCGTGCGCCGCGGAGTGGCGGATCTGATCGAGTCCGAACCGGATATGGAAGTCATCGGCGAGGCCGCGAACGCCTCCCAGGCGCTGGCCCGTATTCCCGCCCTGCGACCCGATGTCGCGGTACTCGATGTGCGGCTGCCCGACGGCAACGGTATCGAGCTGTGCCGGGAACTGCTCTCGGCCGGCCGAGGCCTGCGCTGCCTGATGCTGACCTCTTTCACCGACGAGCAGGCCATGCTGGACGCCATTCTGGCCGGGGCGAGCGGCTACGTCGTCAAGGACATCACCAGCCTCGACCTGACCAACGCCATCCGGCAGGTCGGCGCCGGCAAATCGCTACTGGACAATCGCGCCGCGGCCACACTCATGGCGAAGTTCCGAGCCGAAGCCGAAGCCGCCACCGGACCGCTGGCCGGCCTGACCGACCAGGAACGCACCCTGCTCGCGCTGCTCGGCGAGGGTCTCACCAACCGGCAGATCGCCGGACGGATGTTCCTGGCGGAGAAAACGGTGAAGAACTACGTATCACGATTGCTGACCAAACTCGGGGTCGAACGCCGGACCCAGGCCGCCGTGATCGCGTCGAAGATGACCCTGCCCGACAAAAAGGTGTAG